From Macaca mulatta isolate MMU2019108-1 chromosome 3, T2T-MMU8v2.0, whole genome shotgun sequence, the proteins below share one genomic window:
- the TMEM209 gene encoding transmembrane protein 209 isoform X1 — translation MQGEGHPSASLIDRTIKMRKETEARKVVLAWGLLNVSMAGMIYTEMTGKLISSYYNVTYWPLWYIELALASLFSLNALFDFWRYFKYTVAPTSLVVSPGQQTLLGLKTAVVQTTPPHDLAATQIPPAPPSPSIQGQSVLSYSPSRSPSTSPKFTTSCMTGYSPQLQGLSSGGSGSYSPGVTYSPVSGYNKLTSFSPSPPSSYPTTVGPVESSGLRSRYRSSPTVYNSPTDKEDYMTDLRTLDTFLRSEEEKQHRVKLGSPDSTSPSSSPTFWNYSRSMGDYAQTLKKFQYQLACRSQAPCANKDEADLSSKQAAEEVWARVAMNRQLLDHMDSWTAKFRNWINETILVPLVQEIESVSTQMRRMGCPELQIGEASITSLKQAALVKAPLIPTLNTIVQYLDLTPNQEYLFERIKELSQGGCMSSFRWNRGGDFKGRKWDTDLPTDSAIIMHVFCTYLDSRLPPHPKYPDGKTFTSQHFVQTPNKPDVTNENVFCIYQSAINPPHYELIYQRHVYNLPKGRNNMFHTLLMFLYIIKTKESGMLGRVNLGLSGVNILWIFGE, via the exons atGCAGGGGGAGGGACACCCTAGTGCTTCCCTTATTGACAGAACCATCaagatgagaaaagaaacagaggctAGAAAAGTGGTCTTAGCCTGGGGACTCCTAAATGTATCTATGGCTGGAATGATATATACTGAAAT gaCTGGAAAATTGATTAGTTCATATTACAATGTGACATACTGGCCCCTCTGGTATATTG AGCTTGCTCTTGCATCTCTCTTCAGCCTTAATGCCTTATTTGATTTTTGGAGATATTTCAAATATACTGTGGCACCAACAAGTCTGGTTGTTAGTCCTGGACAGCAAACGCTTTTAGGGTTGAAAACCGCTG ttgTACAGACTACTCCTCCACATGATCTGGCAGCAACCCAGATCCCTCCCGCTCCACCTTCCCCTTCAATTCAGGGTCAGAGTGTGTTGAGTTATAGCCCATCTCGTTCACCCAGTACCAGTCCCAAGTTCACCACCAGCTGTATGACTGGTTACAGTCCTCAGCTGCAAGGTCTGTCCTCAGGTGGCAGTGGTTCTTACAGCCCTGGAGTGACCTACTCACCTGTCAGTGGTTATAATAAG ttGACGAGCTTTAGCCCCTCTCCTCCTTCTTCATACCCTACCACTGTTGGACCAGTAGAAAGCAGTGGATTGAGATCTCGCTACCGTTCTTCACCTACCGTCTACAACTCACCTACTGACAAAGAAGACTACATGACCGACCTACGGACTTTGGATACTTTTCTTAGAAGTGAAGAAGAGAAACAGCATAGGGTTAAgctgg GGAGCCCAGATTCTACCTCTCCTTCCAGCAGTCCTACTTTCTGGAACTACAGTCGTTCTATGGGGGATTATGCACAAACTTTAAAGAAGTTTCAGTATCAGCTTGCCTGTAGGTCTCAGGCCCCATGTGCTAACAAAGATGAAGCCGATCTCAGCTCTAAACAAGCTGCAGAAGAG GTTTGGGCAAGAGTGGCTATGAATAGACAACTTCTTGATCATATGGATTCATGGACAGCTAAATTTAGAAAT TGGATCAATGAGACAATATTAGTGCCACTTGTTCAAGAGATTGAGTCTGTCAGCACACAGATGAGACGAATGGGTTGTCCAGAGCTACAGATAGGAG aGGCTAGTATTACTAGCTTGAAACAAGCCGCCCTGGTCAAAGCCCCTCTCATTCCGACTTTGAACACAATTGTTCAGTATCTAGACCTTACTCCAAATCAGGAATACTTGTTTGAAAGGATCAAAG AACTCTCTCAGGGAGGTTGCATGAGCTCATTTCGATGGAACAGAGGTGGTGACTTCAAAGGACGAAAGTGGGATACAGACCTGCCCACCGATTCTGCT ATCATCATGCATGTATTTTGCACCTACCTTGACTCTAGATTACCTCCACATCCGAAGTATCCCGACGGAAAAACTTTTACTTCTCAGCACTTTGTTCAGACACCAAATAAACCAG ATGTTACGAATGAGAATGTTTTTTGCATTTATCAGAGTGCCATCAATCCTCCCCATTATGAGCTCATCTACCAGCGTCATGTATACAACCTGCCAAAG gGCAGAAATAATATGTTTCATACATTGTTGATGTTTCTCTACATCATAAAGACCAAAGAGTCAGGAATGCTTGG gaGAGTTAATCTTGGTCTATCTGGTGTGAATATATTATGGATCTTTGGCGAGTAA
- the TMEM209 gene encoding transmembrane protein 209 (The RefSeq protein has 1 substitution compared to this genomic sequence): MMQGEGHPSASLIDRTIKMRKETEARKVVLAWGLLNVSMAGMIYTEMTGKLISSYYNVTYWPLWYIELALASLFSLNALFDFWRYFKYTVAPTSLVVSPGQQTLLGLKTAVVQTTPPHDLAATQIPPAPPSPSIQGQSVLSYSPSRSPSTSPKFTTSCMTGYSPQLQGLSSGGSGSYSPGVTYSPVSGYNKLTSFSPSPPSSYPTTVGPVESSGLRSRYRSSPTVYNSPTDKEDYMTDLRTLDTFLRSEEEKQHRVKLGSPDSTSPSSSPTFWNYSRSMGDYAQTLKKFQYQLACRSQAPCANKDEADLSSKQAAEEVWARVAMNRQLLDHMDSWTAKFRNWINETILVPLVQEIESVSTQMRRMGCPELQIGEASITSLKQAALVKAPLIPTLNTIVQYLDLTPNQEYLFERIKELSQGGCMSSFRWNRGGDFKGRKWDTDLPTDSAIIMHVFCTYLDSRLPPHPKYPDGKTFTSQHFVQTPNKPDVTNENVFCIYQSAINPPHYELIYQRHVYNLPKGRNNMFHTLLMFLYIIKTKESGMLGRVNLGLSGVNILWIFGE, encoded by the exons ACG atGCAGGGGGAGGGACACCCTAGTGCTTCCCTTATTGACAGAACCATCaagatgagaaaagaaacagaggctAGAAAAGTGGTCTTAGCCTGGGGACTCCTAAATGTATCTATGGCTGGAATGATATATACTGAAAT gaCTGGAAAATTGATTAGTTCATATTACAATGTGACATACTGGCCCCTCTGGTATATTG AGCTTGCTCTTGCATCTCTCTTCAGCCTTAATGCCTTATTTGATTTTTGGAGATATTTCAAATATACTGTGGCACCAACAAGTCTGGTTGTTAGTCCTGGACAGCAAACGCTTTTAGGGTTGAAAACCGCTG ttgTACAGACTACTCCTCCACATGATCTGGCAGCAACCCAGATCCCTCCCGCTCCACCTTCCCCTTCAATTCAGGGTCAGAGTGTGTTGAGTTATAGCCCATCTCGTTCACCCAGTACCAGTCCCAAGTTCACCACCAGCTGTATGACTGGTTACAGTCCTCAGCTGCAAGGTCTGTCCTCAGGTGGCAGTGGTTCTTACAGCCCTGGAGTGACCTACTCACCTGTCAGTGGTTATAATAAG ttGACGAGCTTTAGCCCCTCTCCTCCTTCTTCATACCCTACCACTGTTGGACCAGTAGAAAGCAGTGGATTGAGATCTCGCTACCGTTCTTCACCTACCGTCTACAACTCACCTACTGACAAAGAAGACTACATGACCGACCTACGGACTTTGGATACTTTTCTTAGAAGTGAAGAAGAGAAACAGCATAGGGTTAAgctgg GGAGCCCAGATTCTACCTCTCCTTCCAGCAGTCCTACTTTCTGGAACTACAGTCGTTCTATGGGGGATTATGCACAAACTTTAAAGAAGTTTCAGTATCAGCTTGCCTGTAGGTCTCAGGCCCCATGTGCTAACAAAGATGAAGCCGATCTCAGCTCTAAACAAGCTGCAGAAGAG GTTTGGGCAAGAGTGGCTATGAATAGACAACTTCTTGATCATATGGATTCATGGACAGCTAAATTTAGAAAT TGGATCAATGAGACAATATTAGTGCCACTTGTTCAAGAGATTGAGTCTGTCAGCACACAGATGAGACGAATGGGTTGTCCAGAGCTACAGATAGGAG aGGCTAGTATTACTAGCTTGAAACAAGCCGCCCTGGTCAAAGCCCCTCTCATTCCGACTTTGAACACAATTGTTCAGTATCTAGACCTTACTCCAAATCAGGAATACTTGTTTGAAAGGATCAAAG AACTCTCTCAGGGAGGTTGCATGAGCTCATTTCGATGGAACAGAGGTGGTGACTTCAAAGGACGAAAGTGGGATACAGACCTGCCCACCGATTCTGCT ATCATCATGCATGTATTTTGCACCTACCTTGACTCTAGATTACCTCCACATCCGAAGTATCCCGACGGAAAAACTTTTACTTCTCAGCACTTTGTTCAGACACCAAATAAACCAG ATGTTACGAATGAGAATGTTTTTTGCATTTATCAGAGTGCCATCAATCCTCCCCATTATGAGCTCATCTACCAGCGTCATGTATACAACCTGCCAAAG gGCAGAAATAATATGTTTCATACATTGTTGATGTTTCTCTACATCATAAAGACCAAAGAGTCAGGAATGCTTGG gaGAGTTAATCTTGGTCTATCTGGTGTGAATATATTATGGATCTTTGGCGAGTAA
- the TMEM209 gene encoding transmembrane protein 209 isoform X2: MQGEGHPSASLIDRTIKMRKETEARKVVLAWGLLNVSMAGMIYTEMTGKLISSYYNVTYWPLWYIELALASLFSLNALFDFWRYFKYTVAPTSLVVSPGQQTLLGLKTAVVQTTPPHDLAATQIPPAPPSPSIQGQSVLSYSPSRSPSTSPKFTTSCMTGYSPQLQGLSSGGSGSYSPGVTYSPVSGYNKLTSFSPSPPSSYPTTVGPVESSGLRSRYRSSPTVYNSPTDKEDYMTDLRTLDTFLRSEEEKQHRVKLGSPDSTSPSSSPTFWNYSRSMGDYAQTLKKFQYQLACRSQAPCANKDEADLSSKQAAEEVWARVAMNRQLLDHMDSWTAKFRNWINETILVPLVQEIESVSTQMRRMGCPELQIGELSQGGCMSSFRWNRGGDFKGRKWDTDLPTDSAIIMHVFCTYLDSRLPPHPKYPDGKTFTSQHFVQTPNKPDVTNENVFCIYQSAINPPHYELIYQRHVYNLPKGRNNMFHTLLMFLYIIKTKESGMLGRVNLGLSGVNILWIFGE; the protein is encoded by the exons atGCAGGGGGAGGGACACCCTAGTGCTTCCCTTATTGACAGAACCATCaagatgagaaaagaaacagaggctAGAAAAGTGGTCTTAGCCTGGGGACTCCTAAATGTATCTATGGCTGGAATGATATATACTGAAAT gaCTGGAAAATTGATTAGTTCATATTACAATGTGACATACTGGCCCCTCTGGTATATTG AGCTTGCTCTTGCATCTCTCTTCAGCCTTAATGCCTTATTTGATTTTTGGAGATATTTCAAATATACTGTGGCACCAACAAGTCTGGTTGTTAGTCCTGGACAGCAAACGCTTTTAGGGTTGAAAACCGCTG ttgTACAGACTACTCCTCCACATGATCTGGCAGCAACCCAGATCCCTCCCGCTCCACCTTCCCCTTCAATTCAGGGTCAGAGTGTGTTGAGTTATAGCCCATCTCGTTCACCCAGTACCAGTCCCAAGTTCACCACCAGCTGTATGACTGGTTACAGTCCTCAGCTGCAAGGTCTGTCCTCAGGTGGCAGTGGTTCTTACAGCCCTGGAGTGACCTACTCACCTGTCAGTGGTTATAATAAG ttGACGAGCTTTAGCCCCTCTCCTCCTTCTTCATACCCTACCACTGTTGGACCAGTAGAAAGCAGTGGATTGAGATCTCGCTACCGTTCTTCACCTACCGTCTACAACTCACCTACTGACAAAGAAGACTACATGACCGACCTACGGACTTTGGATACTTTTCTTAGAAGTGAAGAAGAGAAACAGCATAGGGTTAAgctgg GGAGCCCAGATTCTACCTCTCCTTCCAGCAGTCCTACTTTCTGGAACTACAGTCGTTCTATGGGGGATTATGCACAAACTTTAAAGAAGTTTCAGTATCAGCTTGCCTGTAGGTCTCAGGCCCCATGTGCTAACAAAGATGAAGCCGATCTCAGCTCTAAACAAGCTGCAGAAGAG GTTTGGGCAAGAGTGGCTATGAATAGACAACTTCTTGATCATATGGATTCATGGACAGCTAAATTTAGAAAT TGGATCAATGAGACAATATTAGTGCCACTTGTTCAAGAGATTGAGTCTGTCAGCACACAGATGAGACGAATGGGTTGTCCAGAGCTACAGATAGGAG AACTCTCTCAGGGAGGTTGCATGAGCTCATTTCGATGGAACAGAGGTGGTGACTTCAAAGGACGAAAGTGGGATACAGACCTGCCCACCGATTCTGCT ATCATCATGCATGTATTTTGCACCTACCTTGACTCTAGATTACCTCCACATCCGAAGTATCCCGACGGAAAAACTTTTACTTCTCAGCACTTTGTTCAGACACCAAATAAACCAG ATGTTACGAATGAGAATGTTTTTTGCATTTATCAGAGTGCCATCAATCCTCCCCATTATGAGCTCATCTACCAGCGTCATGTATACAACCTGCCAAAG gGCAGAAATAATATGTTTCATACATTGTTGATGTTTCTCTACATCATAAAGACCAAAGAGTCAGGAATGCTTGG gaGAGTTAATCTTGGTCTATCTGGTGTGAATATATTATGGATCTTTGGCGAGTAA